A stretch of the Alphaproteobacteria bacterium genome encodes the following:
- a CDS encoding DUF4339 domain-containing protein, producing MTYHVLIEGEQKGPYEASSVARMIEHGEIDQATLVWTVGMADWQPAESVPELAAPIAGPTVPPPPLTAGPPPEPTTETPLAMEPLPASGGRLAIGATFGQAFAAFTHQPFRALILMFFYIVILVAISVGAMFSFAGSEILKAGANLGAGLVELPLDQFLIIFGVIMIATIAFSGGLVGVLTEMIYQRPARIKHLFAGFPRILPLFFGIIFFAVMVSAGFVLLILPGIFLLFAMMLWPFFVVDSRLGPATSLGASYRGVLQLGWWRVFFAFLVTIGTMFVLISIVSLIGGAGMAAIMAELIGGNEKPADMMKILIAMTPMLTLTILTILLMNLGFGLIMASIYAQTKAGEE from the coding sequence ATGACCTATCACGTTCTGATCGAGGGCGAGCAAAAGGGGCCATACGAGGCATCCAGCGTCGCCAGAATGATCGAGCATGGCGAGATTGACCAGGCGACTCTGGTCTGGACGGTCGGCATGGCCGATTGGCAGCCGGCGGAATCCGTGCCCGAGCTTGCCGCACCCATTGCCGGCCCCACTGTGCCACCGCCGCCGCTTACCGCAGGACCACCACCCGAACCGACAACCGAGACGCCGCTGGCAATGGAGCCACTGCCAGCAAGCGGGGGACGCCTCGCCATCGGCGCCACCTTCGGCCAAGCCTTCGCCGCCTTCACCCATCAGCCGTTCAGGGCGCTGATCTTGATGTTTTTCTACATCGTCATCCTAGTCGCGATTAGCGTCGGCGCCATGTTCAGTTTCGCCGGATCAGAAATTCTAAAGGCCGGCGCCAATCTAGGCGCCGGTTTGGTGGAGCTGCCACTCGACCAGTTTCTCATCATCTTCGGAGTGATCATGATCGCCACGATTGCATTCTCCGGCGGCTTGGTGGGGGTGCTCACGGAGATGATCTACCAGCGCCCAGCCCGCATAAAACACCTGTTTGCGGGCTTTCCCCGAATCTTGCCGCTCTTTTTCGGCATTATCTTCTTCGCGGTGATGGTCAGCGCCGGCTTCGTGCTGCTGATCCTGCCCGGAATCTTTCTGCTGTTCGCGATGATGCTGTGGCCCTTCTTCGTAGTCGATTCACGTCTCGGGCCTGCGACATCGCTCGGGGCCAGCTACCGCGGCGTGTTGCAGCTCGGTTGGTGGCGCGTGTTCTTCGCCTTTCTGGTCACCATCGGCACCATGTTCGTTCTCATATCCATCGTGTCGCTAATCGGCGGCGCAGGCATGGCGGCAATCATGGCGGAGCTTATTGGAGGCAACGAAAAGCCGGCCGACATGATGAAAATTCTTATCGCCATGACACCAATGCTTACACTCACGATTCTGACGATACTGCTGATGAACCTTGGCTTCGGCCTGATCATGGCCTCGATCTACGCGCAAACAAAAGCTGGCGAGGAATAG
- a CDS encoding glyoxylate/hydroxypyruvate reductase A, which produces MALLFLSDFDNPVAWRQALASVSPELEFRIWPEVGNVSEIEIALVWQPPAGLLASLPRLRLIQSLGAGIDHLLADPELPREVPIARLVDPSLSRQMVVYVLLAALDHHRDMGAYRAAQARSEWQPVLPQDPTACRVGVMGQGAIGGAAAQAFAALGFDVAGWSRSAKTILGVAGFHGADGLGIFLARSDILICLLPLTDDTAGILDARLFAQLPQGAYVVNVARGAHLVEADLLAAIDSGHLSGAWLDVFRIEPLPGDSPLWGHPAITLTPHIGGWVLPASAVVTVVENLRRVRAGEPIENALGLNRGY; this is translated from the coding sequence ATGGCTTTGTTGTTCCTAAGCGATTTCGACAACCCCGTAGCCTGGCGCCAAGCGCTGGCCAGCGTGTCGCCGGAGCTTGAGTTTCGTATCTGGCCTGAGGTTGGCAATGTGAGCGAGATTGAGATAGCGCTAGTCTGGCAGCCGCCGGCGGGTCTCTTGGCAAGCCTGCCCCGCCTGCGGCTGATCCAGTCGCTCGGCGCTGGTATCGATCATCTGCTCGCCGATCCCGAGCTGCCACGCGAAGTGCCGATCGCGCGCCTCGTGGACCCGTCGCTGTCGCGCCAGATGGTGGTCTACGTGCTACTCGCGGCGCTCGACCATCATCGTGATATGGGGGCCTATCGCGCTGCGCAGGCACGGAGCGAATGGCAGCCCGTACTGCCCCAGGATCCCACCGCCTGCCGGGTGGGCGTGATGGGCCAAGGTGCGATCGGCGGTGCTGCCGCACAAGCCTTCGCGGCGCTCGGGTTCGACGTGGCGGGGTGGTCACGCTCGGCCAAGACGATTCTCGGCGTTGCCGGCTTTCATGGCGCGGACGGGTTGGGAATCTTTTTGGCGCGCAGTGACATTCTCATTTGTCTGCTGCCGCTGACGGACGATACCGCCGGCATCCTCGATGCCCGGCTGTTCGCGCAGCTGCCGCAAGGCGCCTATGTGGTCAATGTCGCGCGTGGTGCCCATCTGGTTGAGGCGGACCTGCTAGCGGCGATCGACAGCGGCCATCTGTCGGGCGCCTGGCTCGACGTATTCCGCATCGAGCCCCTGCCAGGTGACAGTCCTTTGTGGGGGCACCCGGCGATCACGCTCACACCTCATATCGGTGGTTGGGTGCTGCCTGCCTCGGCGGTGGTGACCGTTGTCGAGAACTTGCGCCGCGTCCGCGCAGGGGAGCCAATCGAGAACGCTTTGGGTCTCAACCGCGGTTACTGA
- the rmuC gene encoding DNA recombination protein RmuC, with product MNRRPCSCLSKQSTLKLYANSPDIVERFYRRRVWIVSPTILMVTFNMVRTVRKDAHTRRQTGVIQEEVLKLVDDLGRLHKRIENLEKHFDHTVRDVRGIRISSNKIPSRGGRIITIVIGDEEDEVTEAQAPPVETDQ from the coding sequence CTGAATCGGCGCCCATGTTCCTGCCTGTCGAAACAGTCTACGCTAAAGCTCTACGCTAATTCCCCCGATATCGTCGAGCGCTTCTACCGCCGGCGCGTCTGGATTGTTTCGCCGACGATCCTGATGGTAACGTTCAACATGGTGCGTACGGTGCGCAAGGACGCGCATACGCGCAGGCAGACCGGTGTGATCCAGGAAGAGGTTCTGAAGCTGGTGGACGATCTAGGCCGCCTCCACAAGCGTATCGAGAACCTGGAGAAGCACTTCGACCACACGGTGCGAGACGTGCGCGGCATCCGCATCTCCAGCAACAAAATCCCCAGCCGCGGCGGGCGTATTATCACCATCGTGATAGGCGACGAAGAGGATGAGGTGACCGAGGCCCAAGCTCCGCCGGTGGAAACGGATCAGTAA
- the def gene encoding peptide deformylase, with protein MVKLEIIVAPDPRLKAACEPVTVVDDEVRRLMDDMLEAMYEAPGIGLAAPQVGVTRRVIVVDVSGEDDGRQPLRMANPRLLAASEKTAVYEEGCLSFPEQFADVRRPEHATVAYLDETGTERQLEMEGILATCVQHEIDHLDGILFVDHLTSLKRGMIVRRLAKAKCVKPAGRVRA; from the coding sequence ATGGTCAAATTGGAGATCATCGTTGCGCCCGATCCGCGCCTCAAGGCCGCGTGCGAGCCCGTTACCGTGGTGGATGACGAGGTGCGCCGGCTCATGGATGACATGCTGGAGGCCATGTACGAGGCGCCTGGCATTGGGCTTGCTGCGCCCCAGGTAGGTGTGACCAGGCGTGTCATCGTGGTTGATGTCTCGGGCGAGGACGACGGGCGGCAACCGCTGCGGATGGCCAATCCGCGACTGCTCGCCGCCTCGGAGAAGACTGCGGTCTATGAGGAAGGTTGCCTGTCGTTTCCGGAGCAGTTCGCCGACGTGCGCCGGCCCGAGCACGCCACAGTCGCCTATCTCGATGAGACCGGCACCGAGCGGCAGCTCGAGATGGAGGGCATTCTGGCAACCTGCGTGCAGCATGAGATTGACCATCTCGATGGCATTCTCTTCGTTGACCACCTGACCAGCCTTAAACGCGGCATGATCGTGCGCCGCTTGGCCAAGGCGAAGTGCGTCAAGCCCGCCGGCCGCGTCCGGGCCTGA
- the fmt gene encoding methionyl-tRNA formyltransferase, producing MRLIFMGTPAFAVPALAALIAAGHEIAAVYTQPPRAAGRGKTPRAGAVQTHAEAAGISVRYPATLKDGEAQAAFAALAADAAVVVAYGLILPQPVLEAPWHGCLNVHASLLPRWRGAAPIQRAILAGDAETGITIMRLDEGLDTGPMLLSRRLAIGYHDAGALHDRLAVLGGEAIVTALGALADGSAVETRQSEAGVTYAAKLTPEDEPLDWCKPTAAVMRQICALAPRPGAHFLLDGERWKALSAEVAKGSGAPGKVLDDCLTVGCGEGALRLLRVQRPGRKAMPVADALRGRAIPAGTQLG from the coding sequence ATGCGTCTGATCTTCATGGGCACGCCGGCCTTCGCGGTGCCGGCGCTCGCGGCGCTGATTGCGGCCGGCCATGAAATTGCCGCGGTCTATACCCAGCCGCCGCGCGCCGCCGGCCGTGGCAAGACGCCACGAGCTGGCGCGGTACAGACGCACGCGGAGGCCGCCGGCATCTCCGTGCGTTATCCGGCCACGCTTAAGGATGGCGAAGCGCAAGCGGCCTTTGCCGCACTCGCAGCGGACGCGGCCGTGGTGGTGGCCTATGGGCTGATCCTGCCACAACCGGTTCTGGAGGCGCCTTGGCATGGCTGCCTAAACGTGCACGCCTCCTTACTGCCGCGCTGGCGCGGGGCGGCGCCAATCCAGCGCGCCATCCTCGCCGGGGATGCCGAGACGGGCATCACCATCATGCGCCTCGACGAAGGGCTCGATACGGGGCCGATGCTGCTCAGCCGTCGCCTTGCCATCGGCTACCACGATGCGGGCGCCTTGCACGATCGCCTTGCTGTGCTCGGCGGTGAGGCGATCGTGACGGCTTTGGGGGCACTTGCCGACGGCAGCGCGGTCGAGACCAGGCAGTCTGAAGCGGGCGTGACCTATGCTGCCAAGCTGACACCGGAGGATGAGCCGCTCGATTGGTGCAAGCCAACTGCTGCAGTGATGCGGCAGATCTGTGCGCTGGCGCCGCGTCCCGGGGCGCATTTCCTGCTTGACGGCGAGCGCTGGAAGGCTCTCTCGGCTGAGGTTGCTAAAGGTTCGGGTGCGCCGGGCAAGGTGCTTGATGATTGCCTGACCGTCGGCTGTGGCGAAGGGGCGCTTCGTTTGTTGCGTGTGCAGCGACCGGGCCGTAAGGCGATGCCGGTCGCTGATGCGCTCAGGGGGCGTGCTATCCCCGCCGGGACCCAGCTAGGCTGA
- the truA gene encoding tRNA pseudouridine(38-40) synthase TruA has protein sequence MPRFRMLLEYDGEPFVGWQRQDNGPSVQAALEDAIDGFCGESVAVTAAGRTDAGVHALGQVCHFDLVRDATPNTVRDAVNAHLRPAPIAVVEAVVADPDFHARFDAIRRRYIYRIVNRRAPLALDCGHAWRVPQPLDAEAMAEGAKALLGYHDFSSFRTRQCQAKSPEKTLDRLDVQRLGESVEVRAEARSFLHHQVRIMVGTLAQVGLGKWRRRDVACALAAKDRAAAGPTAPPEGLCLMGVDYPPRKAAR, from the coding sequence ATGCCTCGCTTCCGCATGCTGTTGGAATATGACGGTGAGCCTTTTGTCGGCTGGCAGCGCCAGGACAACGGGCCTTCTGTGCAGGCGGCCCTGGAAGATGCCATAGATGGCTTTTGCGGCGAGAGTGTCGCGGTGACCGCCGCCGGGCGGACCGATGCAGGCGTACACGCGCTCGGCCAGGTATGCCACTTCGATCTTGTGCGCGACGCAACGCCGAATACGGTGCGCGATGCAGTCAATGCGCATCTTCGTCCGGCGCCGATTGCCGTAGTTGAGGCCGTCGTTGCCGATCCGGACTTTCATGCCCGTTTTGATGCCATTCGGCGGCGCTATATCTACCGCATCGTCAACCGCCGTGCGCCGCTCGCGCTGGATTGCGGGCATGCATGGCGCGTGCCACAGCCGCTTGATGCCGAGGCTATGGCCGAGGGGGCAAAAGCGTTGCTTGGCTATCATGATTTCAGCAGCTTCCGAACTCGCCAATGTCAGGCCAAGTCGCCGGAGAAGACGCTCGACCGGCTCGACGTCCAGCGTCTAGGGGAGAGTGTCGAGGTGCGAGCCGAGGCGCGTTCGTTCCTGCACCACCAGGTGCGTATTATGGTTGGCACCCTGGCGCAGGTGGGTCTCGGCAAGTGGCGGCGGCGGGACGTGGCGTGCGCTCTCGCGGCGAAAGATCGCGCTGCCGCCGGTCCCACTGCGCCGCCCGAGGGGCTGTGCCTGATGGGCGTCGACTACCCGCCGAGAAAGGCCGCCCGATGA
- the dapE gene encoding succinyl-diaminopimelate desuccinylase — MPKIVDPVVLTQALIRCPSVTPADAGAQAVLAEALESLGFRCMPLRFEAEGEAPIDNLFARLGEGRPNFGFAGHTDVVPVGDAEAWTCDPFAGELADNIIYGRGANDMKGAIAAFVAAVSRYLAAHKAFDGSISLLITGDEEGPAVNGTIRILDWMAESGEQLDMCLVGEPTNRAVLGDMIKIGRRGSLSCTLTVDGVQGHVAYPHLADNPASRLVAVLVALDTEVLDEGNTHFQPSNLEITDIVIGNPAANVIPAQASAHFNIRFNTEQTTKGLLDRLRAIIERAGGDGLSYRLNHHQSGGAFLTPPGAFSKSLADAVEAVTGTRPELGTTGGTSDARFIKGHCPVAEFGLVGSTMHKIDECVAVAELEALGAIYEAVLERVFAQ; from the coding sequence ATGCCCAAAATCGTGGACCCCGTGGTGCTAACCCAGGCGCTGATCCGTTGCCCCAGCGTGACGCCGGCCGATGCGGGCGCACAAGCGGTGCTAGCGGAGGCGCTGGAAAGCCTTGGGTTCCGCTGCATGCCCTTGCGTTTCGAGGCCGAGGGCGAAGCGCCAATCGACAACCTCTTCGCGCGCCTCGGCGAGGGGCGACCCAATTTCGGGTTTGCCGGGCATACGGACGTGGTGCCGGTCGGTGATGCAGAAGCCTGGACGTGCGATCCCTTCGCGGGCGAGCTTGCCGACAACATCATTTACGGGCGCGGTGCCAACGACATGAAAGGTGCTATCGCCGCCTTTGTCGCGGCTGTCTCCCGCTATCTGGCGGCGCACAAAGCCTTTGACGGCAGCATCAGCCTGCTGATCACCGGCGACGAGGAGGGCCCGGCTGTCAACGGCACAATCAGAATACTCGACTGGATGGCGGAGTCTGGTGAGCAGCTTGATATGTGCCTGGTCGGCGAACCTACCAATCGGGCCGTGCTCGGCGACATGATCAAGATTGGGCGCCGTGGCAGCTTGTCCTGCACTCTAACGGTGGACGGCGTGCAGGGCCATGTTGCCTATCCGCACCTTGCTGACAATCCAGCAAGCCGGCTTGTGGCCGTGCTGGTGGCGCTCGATACCGAGGTGCTGGATGAGGGTAACACCCATTTTCAGCCATCGAACCTGGAGATCACCGATATCGTTATTGGCAATCCCGCAGCCAACGTAATTCCGGCGCAAGCCAGCGCGCATTTCAATATCCGCTTCAATACCGAGCAGACGACCAAGGGGCTACTGGACCGCCTACGCGCAATCATCGAGAGAGCGGGCGGCGATGGCCTCAGCTATCGCCTCAACCACCACCAGTCGGGCGGCGCCTTCCTCACCCCGCCGGGTGCTTTTAGCAAAAGCCTTGCGGATGCGGTGGAGGCCGTGACGGGCACTCGGCCCGAGCTCGGCACCACCGGCGGCACCTCGGATGCGCGCTTCATCAAGGGGCACTGCCCCGTAGCCGAGTTTGGCCTAGTCGGGAGCACCATGCACAAAATCGACGAATGTGTCGCCGTAGCCGAACTGGAAGCGCTCGGCGCCATCTACGAGGCTGTGCTCGAGCGCGTCTTCGCCCAATGA
- a CDS encoding EVE domain-containing protein yields the protein MGYWLMKSEPGAYSWDDLVRDKRTHWDGVRNHQAANNMKAMRNGDRAFFYHSVSEKTVVGVMETVKEYYPDHTDASGRFGMVDVKALKSVKHAVTLAEIKAEPRLADLALVRQSRLSVVPVSDAHWVLLCEMAGIKA from the coding sequence GTGGGCTATTGGCTGATGAAATCGGAGCCGGGAGCCTATTCCTGGGACGACTTGGTGCGTGACAAGCGCACCCACTGGGACGGCGTGCGCAACCACCAGGCGGCCAACAACATGAAGGCTATGCGCAACGGCGACCGCGCCTTCTTTTATCATTCCGTCAGCGAAAAGACTGTCGTCGGCGTGATGGAGACGGTCAAGGAGTATTATCCCGACCACACTGATGCCTCGGGCCGTTTCGGCATGGTCGACGTGAAGGCTCTGAAGTCGGTCAAGCATGCGGTGACCTTGGCGGAGATTAAAGCCGAGCCGCGTCTTGCCGATCTCGCGCTGGTGCGTCAGTCGCGGCTTTCCGTGGTACCCGTCAGCGATGCACATTGGGTACTGCTTTGTGAGATGGCTGGGATTAAGGCCTAA
- the acs gene encoding acetate--CoA ligase — translation MFEAHNYPVPDDIAKVAWIDQAGYRQLYERSISDPDGFWRDQAMRIDWITPFSTVKNTSYTRGNISIKWFEDGALNVSTNCVDRHAEKTPDRIAILWEGDEPADSKAITYAELKTEVCRMANVMLANGVSKGDRVTIYMPMIPEAAVAMLACTRIGAIHSVVFGGFSPDSLADRIHDCDSNFVITADEGLRGGRTVPLKANTDKALERCPSVDHVLVIRRTGGDIGWTEGRDIWWHEAVAGVSDDCEAPAMNAEDPLFILYTSGSTGKPKGVLHTTGGYLLYASLTHHYVFDYHPDDIYWCTADVGWVTGHSYIVYGPLANGATTLMFEGVPNYPDASRFWQVCDKHKVTIFYTAPTALRALMREGDGPVAATSRTSLRLLGTVGEPINPEAWMWYHEVVGDSRCPIVDTWWQTETGGILITPLPGATKLKPGSATLPFFGVRPEIVDADGKPLDGATEGNLCIADSWPGQMRTLYGDHERFEQTYFTTYEGKYFTGDGCRRDEDGYYWITGRVDDVINVSGHRMGTAEVESALVAHDDVAEAAVVGYPHDIKGQGIYAYVTLKVASEPTEKLRKTLVSWVRKEIGPIASPDLIQWAPGLPKTRSGKIMRRILRKIAANEYQSLGDTSTLADPAVVDDLVENRMNRR, via the coding sequence ATGTTCGAAGCCCATAATTACCCTGTGCCGGACGATATCGCCAAGGTTGCCTGGATCGATCAAGCCGGCTACCGGCAGCTCTACGAGCGCTCGATCTCTGACCCCGACGGCTTCTGGCGCGACCAAGCGATGCGCATCGACTGGATTACGCCGTTTAGCACGGTCAAGAACACATCCTATACGCGCGGTAACATCTCCATCAAATGGTTCGAGGACGGTGCCCTCAACGTGTCAACCAATTGTGTCGATCGCCATGCGGAGAAGACTCCCGACCGGATTGCTATTCTCTGGGAGGGTGACGAGCCGGCGGACTCGAAGGCGATCACCTATGCCGAGCTAAAGACCGAAGTCTGCCGCATGGCCAATGTCATGCTGGCGAACGGGGTGAGCAAGGGCGACCGGGTCACCATATACATGCCGATGATCCCGGAAGCCGCAGTGGCCATGCTCGCCTGTACACGCATCGGTGCCATACATTCCGTCGTCTTTGGCGGGTTCTCTCCGGATTCGCTTGCTGACCGCATTCACGACTGCGATTCGAACTTTGTAATCACCGCTGATGAGGGCCTGCGTGGCGGTCGCACGGTGCCGCTAAAGGCCAATACAGACAAAGCGCTGGAGCGCTGTCCGAGCGTAGATCATGTGCTGGTGATAAGGCGCACCGGCGGCGACATCGGCTGGACTGAAGGCCGTGATATCTGGTGGCATGAAGCGGTGGCAGGCGTCTCTGACGATTGTGAGGCGCCGGCCATGAACGCCGAGGATCCATTGTTCATCCTCTACACCTCGGGCTCGACCGGCAAACCCAAGGGTGTGCTCCACACCACGGGTGGCTATCTACTTTATGCCTCGCTGACCCACCATTACGTTTTCGATTACCACCCAGACGACATCTACTGGTGCACGGCGGATGTCGGCTGGGTCACGGGCCACAGCTACATCGTCTACGGTCCACTCGCCAACGGTGCGACGACGCTGATGTTCGAGGGCGTGCCCAACTATCCCGACGCATCGCGCTTCTGGCAGGTCTGCGACAAGCACAAGGTGACTATTTTTTATACGGCCCCCACCGCTCTGAGAGCGTTGATGCGAGAAGGCGACGGGCCGGTTGCGGCCACCAGTCGCACTTCGTTGCGTCTTTTAGGCACGGTCGGCGAGCCGATCAATCCGGAGGCCTGGATGTGGTACCATGAAGTGGTTGGCGACAGCCGTTGCCCGATCGTCGATACCTGGTGGCAGACTGAGACCGGCGGCATTCTCATTACTCCGTTGCCGGGGGCGACGAAGCTCAAGCCCGGCTCGGCAACGCTGCCGTTCTTCGGCGTCAGGCCAGAGATCGTCGATGCTGACGGTAAGCCACTGGACGGCGCCACGGAAGGAAATCTCTGCATCGCCGATTCGTGGCCGGGGCAGATGCGCACGCTTTATGGCGACCATGAACGCTTCGAGCAAACCTATTTTACCACCTACGAGGGCAAATATTTTACTGGCGATGGCTGCCGTCGCGACGAGGATGGCTATTACTGGATTACCGGCCGTGTGGACGACGTAATCAATGTTTCCGGCCACCGCATGGGCACGGCCGAGGTGGAGAGTGCGCTGGTCGCCCATGACGATGTTGCGGAGGCTGCCGTGGTCGGCTATCCCCACGACATCAAGGGTCAGGGTATCTATGCCTATGTTACACTAAAAGTTGCCTCTGAGCCGACTGAGAAATTACGCAAGACTTTGGTCTCTTGGGTGCGTAAGGAGATCGGGCCGATCGCTAGTCCTGACCTCATACAATGGGCGCCGGGCCTGCCGAAAACGCGCTCAGGTAAGATTATGCGGCGCATACTACGCAAGATTGCGGCCAACGAATATCAGTCACTCGGCGACACCTCGACCCTCGCGGACCCGGCCGTGGTCGACGACCTAGTCGAGAACCGCATGAACCGCAGGTAG
- a CDS encoding transcription antitermination factor NusB — MSKDDLAARALALDWLAAVLHQARPLDEAMATVPGDMTVRDRAFAQLLTRTVLRRLGQIDDLLGRCIERPLPKGAWLSQLILRLGAAQLLFLDTPPHAAVDTAVRLAKQRSGRYQKVINAVLRRLGREGKAWREAQDAARLNTPDWLWQSWSTAYGEDIARAIAASHLTEPPLDISATVDCAEALAATVLPTGTFRRIGGGRIVDLPGFAAGEWWVQDAAAALPARLLGSVSGRHVIDLCAAPGGKTAQLAAAGATVSAVDHAPTRLARLTQNLDRLGLSAAVIEADAATWQPEKTAKFVLLDAPCSATGTIRRHPDISHLKRPTDVPVAAGVQARLLANAVGMLAPGGTLIYAVCSLQSEEGPAQIEPLLAKDTALERVPIAATEIGGLGELIDPNGDLRSLPCHLADLGGLDGFYAARLRRKT; from the coding sequence ATGTCTAAGGACGATCTAGCGGCGCGTGCGCTGGCACTAGACTGGCTGGCCGCCGTGCTGCACCAGGCCCGCCCGCTCGACGAGGCGATGGCGACAGTGCCCGGCGACATGACAGTGCGGGATCGCGCTTTTGCCCAGCTACTCACACGAACGGTACTGCGACGCCTCGGGCAGATTGACGATCTGCTGGGTCGGTGCATTGAGCGACCGCTGCCAAAAGGTGCCTGGCTGTCCCAGTTAATCCTGCGGCTCGGCGCCGCACAGCTTCTTTTTCTCGACACGCCACCTCACGCCGCTGTTGACACCGCTGTGCGCCTTGCCAAGCAGCGTTCCGGTCGTTACCAAAAAGTAATTAACGCAGTTTTGCGCAGACTTGGGCGCGAAGGCAAGGCCTGGAGAGAGGCCCAGGATGCGGCGCGGTTGAACACGCCGGACTGGCTTTGGCAGTCCTGGTCCACGGCCTATGGTGAGGATATCGCCCGGGCCATCGCGGCCAGCCATCTGACGGAGCCCCCGCTCGATATCAGTGCCACGGTTGACTGTGCCGAAGCGCTTGCCGCGACTGTACTTCCGACCGGTACCTTTCGTCGCATAGGTGGCGGCCGTATCGTCGATCTGCCGGGCTTTGCGGCAGGCGAGTGGTGGGTGCAGGATGCAGCCGCAGCCCTGCCCGCGCGCTTGCTCGGATCTGTGTCGGGCCGCCATGTCATCGACCTCTGTGCCGCGCCCGGCGGCAAGACCGCTCAGCTCGCCGCCGCTGGTGCCACGGTCAGCGCTGTCGATCACGCCCCGACCCGTCTCGCACGCCTGACTCAGAATCTGGACCGCCTGGGCCTCTCGGCGGCGGTGATAGAGGCAGATGCGGCGACGTGGCAGCCAGAAAAAACCGCAAAATTTGTGTTGCTCGATGCCCCTTGTTCCGCAACCGGAACAATCCGACGGCACCCTGATATTTCCCACCTCAAACGGCCTACCGATGTGCCTGTCGCCGCAGGGGTGCAGGCTCGCCTGCTGGCCAATGCGGTCGGCATGCTCGCGCCCGGCGGAACTCTGATCTATGCGGTCTGCTCGCTGCAATCCGAGGAAGGTCCGGCCCAAATCGAGCCGCTGCTGGCGAAGGACACAGCGCTTGAAAGGGTGCCAATCGCGGCAACCGAGATTGGCGGCCTTGGAGAGCTGATCGACCCTAACGGTGACCTACGCAGTTTGCCCTGTCACCTTGCCGATCTGGGTGGCCTCGATGGCTTTTACGCCGCACGCTTGCGGCGGAAAACTTAA
- the rpe gene encoding ribulose-phosphate 3-epimerase yields MQQPVRIAPSILASDFARLGEEVRAIEAAGADFIHVDVMDGHFVPNLTIGSGVVAALRSHSARPFDAHLMISPVDPYLDEFATAGADIITVQAEAGPHLHRSVQRVRGLGKHCGVALNPATPVAAIEEVIDDLDLVLVMTVDPGFGGQSFLTGQLDKVRRLRAMIDESGRAIDLQVDGGINFNTAPQAIEAGADILVAGTAVFRGGPEAYANNIRRLRG; encoded by the coding sequence ATGCAACAGCCGGTGCGCATAGCGCCATCCATTCTGGCATCCGATTTCGCCCGCCTCGGCGAGGAGGTACGGGCGATCGAGGCTGCCGGGGCTGATTTCATCCATGTCGACGTCATGGACGGCCATTTCGTGCCGAACCTGACCATCGGATCGGGTGTTGTAGCGGCGCTCAGATCCCATTCTGCCCGGCCCTTTGATGCTCATCTGATGATCTCGCCTGTCGATCCCTACCTTGACGAGTTTGCCACGGCCGGCGCCGATATTATCACCGTGCAGGCCGAGGCTGGCCCCCATCTGCATCGCAGCGTTCAGCGAGTGCGCGGGCTCGGCAAGCACTGCGGTGTGGCGCTGAATCCGGCCACGCCGGTTGCCGCGATCGAGGAGGTGATTGACGACCTCGATCTGGTGTTGGTGATGACTGTCGATCCCGGGTTCGGCGGTCAGAGCTTTCTCACCGGCCAGCTGGATAAGGTGCGCCGACTGCGCGCCATGATCGATGAAAGCGGCCGCGCCATCGATTTGCAGGTCGACGGCGGCATTAATTTCAACACTGCGCCACAGGCGATTGAGGCCGGCGCAGACATACTCGTTGCTGGGACCGCCGTCTTCCGTGGTGGCCCGGAAGCCTACGCCAACAATATCCGTAGGTTGCGCGGATGA